CAGCGAATAGATCGGCGCGTTGACCTTGGGCTCTGAGAGCAGGGCGTAAAGGCCTTCGGCGTCGTCTGGTCTGGCAAGGCGCGAATCGTTCAGCTGCTCCGCCTCACGAACCGCAGCGCGGATGCGCTCAACCTGTTCCGGCGGTGCCGGATGGCGTGTGATCGGAATGCCCTCCGTCATGGAAACGATCCTGCGCCCGCCTTGCCGTTCCGGCAATCCATCACCCTGCGTCAAAACCGATTGACCCTTCCGGCGGGCAAGGCCAAACCTGCTCCCCATGTCGGACAGCGCATCTCCCCGGAAGCACGGCAAGAATGCCTTCTTTTTCGTGATTGTAACCGTTGCGCTGGATATGCTGGCCTTCGGGCTCATCATCCCCGTGATCCCGGCGCTGATCCGCGAACTGGCACATGTCACGTCGGAGCAAGCCACGCTCTGGCTCGGCCCGTTGGCGGCAACCTATGCCGTCATGAACTTCCTGTTCGGGCCGGTCATGGGCGCCCTGTCGGACAAGTTTGGCCGACGGCCTGTCCTTCTGGCCTCGATTTCGACACTGGCCATCGACTTCCTGATCATGGGCTTTGCCCACAATATCTGGATCCTGTTCCTCGGCCGGGCCTTGTCCGGCATTTCCGGCGCCACCTATTCCACGGCGAACGCCTATATCGCCGACGTGACGACGACGGGGGACCGGGGCCGCGCCTTCGGCATGATCGGGGCCGCCTTCGGGTTCGGCTTCGTGTTCGGCCCGGTGATCGGCGGATTCCTGGGAGAAATCGACGCGCGCGCGCCCTTTTTCGCGGGGGCAGGACTTGCCCTGATCAATTTCCTCTACGGCCTGATTGTGCTGCCGGAATCGCTGGCCCCGGAAAACCGCCGGGCCTTCGACATCCGGCGCGCGAACCCGCTGGGCGCCGTGAAGCATTTTTCGAAACTTCCGCACGTCGGCTGGTTCCTGATCGCCGCCGGCATCTTCATGCTGGCACACACGGTTTTCCCCTCCACCTGGAACGTCTATTCGGAGATCCGGTACGACTGGACGCCGAAGGAAATCGGCTTTTCGCTCGGCCTTGTCGGGGTCGGCGCGGCCGTGGTGCAGGCTGGCCTGATGGGCCTGATCCTCGACCGGCTCGGGACCGTCCGAACGGCCCTGCTCGGCTTCGGGGTAAATGTCGTATCGCTCTTTGCCTATGCGTTCGCCAGCCATGGGTGGATGGTCTACGCGATCATTCCGTTCGGCGCGCTTGGCGGCGTCGCGTCCCCCTCGCTGAACTCCCTGATGTCGACCGTCACACCCGCAAATGCGCAAGGCGAATTGCAGGGCGCCTCCTCCAGCCTGAACGCGATGGCCATGATTATCGGGCCGCTCACCATGAATGGGGTCCTGTTTGCCTTCACATATGAAGGCGCGGCGGTTCACTTCGCCGGGGCTGCCTTCCTGCTGGCAGGATTGCTCACGCTGCTGTCGCTGGCCCCGTTCCTGCGGGGTGTGGCGGTCAATCGCGATGCCATCCCGGCCGATGCGGACTAGGCCGCCTCAGGCTTTCTTCTTCATCATGAACCCGCCCGCGAGCCCGAGCGCTGCGCCGCCTGCTGCGCCTTGCAGCAAGGCCGCCCAGTCTCCCGGAAGGCCGCTCTCTGAAACGGGATACAGATAGAAGTGAACGGCCATGGCACCGGCCATGCCGCCCAGCAGACCACCGGTCATGTTCCCCCGGATCAGGCGCGCCGCACCAAGCCCGGCGACAATACCACCGAGCGCGCTCAGCAGGATGGACACAAGAATAGCCATTGGCACAATCTCCCGGCAGACTTGCAACAAACGCCGTCTTCCTTCCGCCGTCCAGCCCTGCCTGCATCCGCCGCAGTTGCCAGAGCCGGGAGATACGGGCAAAGACCAGCCCGATGGCTGACCTGCGCCCTGCCCTGTTTCTCGACCGAGACGGCGTGATCAACGTCGACAAAGGCTATGTCAGCCGCATCGAGGATTTCGAATGGATTGATGGCGCGGTCGAAACGATCGCCGCCTTCAACAAGCGCGGCTGGTTCGTCTTCGTGACGACCAACCAGTCCGGCATCGCGCGCAATTACTACACGGAAGCCGACATGCAGGTCCTGCATGAATGGATGCAGTCAGAACTGGCCAAGGCTGGGGCGCACATCGACCGCATTTATTATTGCCCTTATCATGAAGCGGGGGAAAACCCGGCCTACCGGAAGGACAGTTACGACCGCAAGCCAAAGCCCGGCATGCTGCTGCACGCCATGTCCGACTTTCCGGTGAAGCGGGAATTGAGCTTCATGATCGGTGACAAGGAAGCCGACATGCAAGCCGCCCGCGCGGCAGGCGTCGCCGGGTTCCTTTTCAGCGGCGGCAATCTTGCGCAGTTCGCCGAATGGACCCTCGCCAGCTTCGAAGAGGGCAACCGGGGATAGCCAAAAACAACCTCGCGCCGAAAATCATTTCGTGCTATGAGCCCTGGATGGTTTATCTGCCCCCTGATCTTGCACAACGATGAAGAAGTATGGCCCGGAAACGTTCGGTGAACTGAACGCCGACGAATACGACCTCCTGCACAATCCCGGCACAACTGACGCAGCCATTGATCTGCTCTCGGAATTTGCCCTGCCCGGCCGCACATTGGAACTCGCCATCGGCACAGGGCGCGTTGCTCTGCCAATGGCAGCGCGCGGCTGCCGCATCGAAGGCATCGAGGCCTCGCCGCTTATGGTGGAGAAACTTCGCGAGAAGCCCGGCGGGCAAGACATTCCGGTCACGGTTGGCGATATGTCGGAGGTCAGGGCCGAAGGCGACTTCGACTTCATCTTCCTGATCTTCAACACGCTCTACAATCTGACCAGCCAGGCCGCGCAGGTGAAGTGTTTCCGGAACGCCGCCGCCATGCTGGCCCCCGGCGGCGCCTTCCTGATCGAAGCCTTCGTTCCGGATCTTTCACAGTTTCACGACCATCGCAGTGTGAAGCCCCGGCATGTCAGTTTCGGCGCCCTCGCGCTGGAAGCCGCGGTCCATGATCCGGTCACGCAGCGGATCGACTATCAGGTCCTGCGCGTCACCTCCGAAGGCACGCGCCTGACACCGCTGCCCATGCGCTACGCCTGGCCGCAGGAAACAGACCTGATGGCCCAGCTGGCCGGCCTGGAGCTGGAAAGCCGCTGGGGCGGCTGGGACAAGTGCGCCTTCACCGCGGACAGCCGGATGCACATCTCCGTCTATCGGAAGCCGGCCTAGACAGGCTTCAGCGTCTTCGGATCGATGCCGCCCATTTTGCAGACCTCATTCCACTCCGCCGCCTTTACCGGCTGCACGGACAGGCGGAAGGAGGTGACGAGGCTCATATCCTTCAGTTTCGGATTGGCCTTCACGGCCTTCAGGGTCACCGGGTTCGGCATGGGCGCCAGCGCCTTTACCCAGACGCAATCCCAACGCGGATCGTCCGTCGTCGAATCCGGCGTGCTTTCCTTGCAGACCTCGACGATCCCGACGACCTCCAGCCCCTTATTGGAATGATAGAAGAAGAGACGGTCGCCCAGTTTCATCTCGCGCATGAAGTTGCGGGCCTGGTAATTGCGGATGCCGCTCCACTCTTCGCCCTCATCCCCCTTGGCGACCTGTTCATCCCAGCTCCATGCGTCGGGTTCGGATTTGATCAGCCAGTATTTCATTGCGTCTTCCGTCTCTTATTCAGGGTGTGTGATTCAGTCTGAGGCATAACGCGGTTGCCCCGCTCAGGAAAGGTGACCGAGCGCAGCGCGCACAAGCCGCTCATAAGCGGGCCAGCCCTTGTACTCGGCCAGCCCGGGATCCGTTCCATCCCACGCCGCCTGAAATGCTTTGACCCGCCCCGGCGTCGACAAGGCTGCGCGCAACGGATCGACCGCGATGCGGATCGTGAACAGGAGCAGGCCGCTTGCCGGCAATTTCGATACCGTCTGCCGCTCCACGCGCAAGTGAAGCACATCCAGCGCATCCGCTTCAGCAGTCGCAGCCGCCAGGGCCTTCAGCGGCGCCGCGCTGGGAGTAAAGCGATCTGGGCCTGCCTGGACCGTCCAGTTGAACCGTTCCAGCACCTGCCCCGGACGCAAGGCATCGAACATGCGCGCAATCCGCGACACAAGGCCGGGATTGGCCTCCGGCACCGGATCATGCAATCCGCCAAGCGGTTGTCCGGCCTTCTCCGACAAGCGCCAGAACGTCGGCGCCACAAGGCTGGCCGCCTCCAGCCGCCAAAGCCCATCGGCGCCGCGCTGAAGCAGACATAGATCATCTGAGACGCGGGCCGCCGCGGCTTCCAGCGGCGTCGGCCAGTCTTCCTCCGATGGCGGAAAGTGGCAGGTCACCCGCGCGGCTGCCTCCAGCAATTCCGCTTCTGGCAGGCTGGAGACGAACACGTCCGCGCGCCGCTCCCGCATGATCTGCCGCTTTTCCGGCAGCCAGGCCTCCGCCTCCGTATCCGGCGCGATCAGGGACTCCGGTGGAATGGGTTTCAGCCCGGGCGCAAGACTGGCCGGGCCGTCAAGGAAAGGCAAATAGGGAGGGTCCCGCATGTCAGACCGGAACGGCAGATCCCCAGGAACAGAAGCCCGCAATCTTCGGGGTGCCCGGCAGGTACATGGTTTCGGCGTCCTGCAGTTCGAAACCCGCTTCCTCCAACATTTTGTTCGTGTCGCGCGTCAGGTGGCAACCGCCCGCCAGCGGTTTCCAGACCGGCTCGACCCGGCGTTGCCACTTCGCAACGCCTTCGTCCGGGGCCAGGCCGTGTTCGGAGAAAATGATCTTGCCGCCCGGCTTCAGCAGGCGGCGTGTCTCTGCCAGGGCGCCTTTCCAGTCCGGAATGGTGCACAGCACAAAGGTATAGACGACCGTGTCGATGGAATGGTCTTCCAGCGGTACGGATTCTGCGCCGGTCTCAAGGAATTCGATATTGTTGCCATAGCCGAGCGCCCCCGCTGCACGGCGCGCCTTTTTCAGCATGCCGCCGGACGGCTCCAGGGCATAAAGGTGTTCGACCTTGTCCGGATCATAATAGGAAAAATTCGTCCCGCTTCCGCAGCCGATTTCCAGCACCTTGCCCTCTGCGTACGGAATGACCTTTTCGCGCTGCTTCATCATCGGCTTCGACGCGCAGGCGCAAGAAATCAGGTTCGGAACGACATATTTTTCCCAGGGGTTCACTGCTTTGTCTCCACGCCTGGCTGGAAGCCGGGATAGGCCGCCCGCTGCATCATCAGGCGCGTCGGCTCGGTCGGTCGGGCGACCAGGGCATCCTGAGTGATATTCACATCGAACTCGTATCCGTCGCCCATCGGCATGTAGGTGGCTGAGCCGTATTGCGCATCTTCCAGACCGAAACGTGCGCCCTGCTCCGCTGCAAATTTGCGGACATCCAGCCCCGGATTGGCATAAAGGCGGATGCCATTGGACTCCGCCCGTGTAACCGCCTCAGTGGAGTAGCGGTTCGAGTCACGGCCTTCGAGGTATTCCAGCCGGTAGACTGAATCATAGCCCAGCATATTGGCCAGCGGCTTGAACTTGATCACCTGCGCGCCCATCGAGAATTCATCGCCCTGCAGGGTGTAGACCCGCGGCTCGACTTCCTGAGGAACCGTCAGCGTGGCCTGATAGGTATTGGGCTGGCCGGCCACCGCGTCAAAGCGGATATGCGCGGCATCGCGTTCCAGCGTGAGGCGCTTGTAGGTCTGCAGGTTGAGGCCGGATAGCGCCACAACTCCGGCCAGACCAAGGAAGCCGACGCCGAAAATGAGCCGGCCGCCGCCGCTGACAGGCTTCAGACTGGCCAGCTTGCCAAAGCCGGCAAACAGCATCATCAGCCCGATCACACCTGAAATTGCTGGCAGAATCCACCAGATCAGAGACATCCACCTACTCCCAAAAGGCCGCCGCACGCCGGCAGCTCAACCGCTCACCCCTATACAGGTTAACTTAAACCCAGCCTGAATGCGGCCACAAGTGTACGCATGAAACACAGTTCCGGTTCCCCAAGGGGATCTTTCTACAAAGTCTGCCCAAACCGGAAAAAGCCTGATACGGGGCAAACATGAATTTCCGCGACTTTCTCCTCCTGTTCGGCGTCTGCCTCGTCTGGGGCCTCAACATCGTTCTGACACGGTGGGTGGTGGCGGACATGAACATTCCGCCCCTGTTCTTCGCCGCCGTCCGCTTCGCTGGCGTGGCGCTGTTCCTGATCCCTTTCCTGCGGCCGGTTCCGGACAAGCTGTTCACGCTGCTGCTGATTTCGGTGATGATCGGATCGTTGAATTTCGCCCTGCTATTCATGGGACTGCGCAGCGCGGAAGCCTCAGCCGTCGCCGTGACGGGACAATTGGGTGTTCCGATCTCCACGCTCATGAGCATGGCTTTCCTGGGCGAAACGATCGGCTGGCGCCGGGGGCTGGGCATCATGTTGTCCTTTGCCGGCGTGGTCCTGATCGCGTTCGATCCGTCCAGCTTCCAGATTTCGGTCGGCCTGATGTTCGTTGTCGGTTCCGCCTTCATCGGGTCCTTCGGCGGGATCCTGATGAAGAAGATGCCGCCGCTGACAGGTCTTCAGGTTCAGGCCTGGGTCGGCCTGTTCAGCTTTGCCCCGCTGTTTGCCGTGTCCTTCCTCTGGGAACGCGGCCAGGTGGACGCCTATATCCATGGCGGCTGGCCGGTCTGGCTGGCCAGCCTGTTTGCCATCGCGGGTGTCTCGATCTTCGGCCACGGCGCTTTCTACACGCTGATCAAGAAGTATGATGTCTCCATGCTGTCGCCGTTGACCCTGATGACGCCGATTTGGGGTGTCGTGTTTGGTGTGGCCCTGCTGAACGAGCCGGTTTCGCCGAGACTGCTGATGGGCGCGGTCATCGCGCTCGCCGGTGTGTTCATGATCGCGGTGCGCCAGAACACCCGCCTGCCCGAGGCCGCCCTTGGCCGCAAAGCCGGTGCCGGAGACAGCTGATGAACATCACGCTCTCGCCCAGCCCGAACTTCGATGAGCGCAAGCACCCGATCGACATGATTGTGCTCCACTATACCGGCATGCAAACCGGACAGGCGGCCTTCGAGCAGCTGCGCAACCCGGACGCCAAGGTCTCTTCCCATTACCTCCTCTGGGAGGATGGGCGGGTAGACCAGCTGGTCGCCGAGGATCGCCGGGCCTGGCATGCCGGGGTCTCCAGCTGGCAGGGCGACGACGATCTGAACTCCCGCTCCATCGGGATCGAGATCGTCAATGGCGGGCACGACTTTCCGGCGGCGGATGGCACGCTGCCGCCGTATCCGGACATTCAGATCCAGACGCTGATCGAGCTTTGCCACAGGATCCTTGCCGGCCGTGACATTCCCCAAACGCGGATTGTCGGCCATTCCGACATCGCCCCCGTGCGCAAGCAGGATCCCGGCGAGCACTTCCCATGGGCACGCCTTGCTCAGGCCGGGATCGGCATCTGGGCCGACATCGAAGACCTGGACACTCCGGATGTACTCGGCAAAGGCCTGTCCCCCGGTGAGCAGACCGCCAGCGTCCGCCAGATGCAGGAACAGCTCCAGCGCATAGGCTATGACCTCTCCCCCACCGGGACCTTTAACGACCTCACCGAAGCGGTCGTTCGTGCCTTCCAGCGTCGCTGGCTGCCAGACCGGATCAGCGGCGCGGCCGACATCGCGACGCTTCGCCAGATCGGTGTGATCCAGGCGCTGTACGCGGCGACCTAGCCTTCTCCGCGGAAGACGATGTCGTCGTCTTCATCTTCTTCTTCGATCAGTTCCGGCTCTGCCTGACGGGCAGCCCATTCGGCTGTCAGGGCTGCGCCGAAGAGAAGCGAAGACACCGAGGTTGCCAGCCAGATGAAGCCGAGGATGACCGAGGCCAGCGCGCCGTAGAAATTGTCCAGCGCCGTGAATTTCAGATAGAGGTGAAAGCCCCAGGTCGCGATCACCCAGCTGAGCGCCCCGGCTGCCGCGCCGGCCGCTTTCGCCCGGTGTCCCTTGAGCCGGCCATGCAGGGCAACGGCGAGGATCATGTAGAAGATGGCGAAACAGGCGATCCATTTGCCGAGCCAGAGCCGCGAAGCGAGATTGCTGATGTGCACGGCGAGGTCATAGGCGATAAAGCCCTGCTTCTCGGTGATGAAAGACAGGATCAGCTGCAATGCGCCGAGTAGCCAGACGGCCAGGATCAGCAGCGCCGTCATCAGGATCGACACGCCCTGAAAACGGATGATGCGGGTGCGCCGCTCAGAGCCTGTCACCATGCGAATGCCGGTGATCGCCGCTTTCGCGCCGGAGCTTGCCGTGTACAGAACGATGATAACCGCCAGCAATGCCCGCAGGGTGACGCCCTGCGGCGTGACCTGCCGGATGGTTTCAAGATCGGCCTGCGAGAGCGGCGCGACGGCAGACACGAGCACATCGTCCACCGTTTCGGCGAGGCGCTGCGACAGCTCAAGCGGCATGAAGGCGAACAACAGGCTGAGCGTCAGGTAGACGATCGGGAAAATCGAGAACAGCGCATAGAAACTGATCCCGCCCGTGACGATGCGGACTTCCGGCTTCGACAGGCGCATGATGGCGCCCCAGACCGGCTCGATGGCCCAGACCTTCAGCCAGGTCGGCAGGGGCAGTTTCTCAATCCATGGCCGCATGGGGATCCTGTCGCTCCGGTGATCCTGCCCTGTCTAAAACGGTTCGGAACGCTTGGCCATGGGAAGACTCGTCCGCCAGCACGTCCGCCCGGCAACGCCCCCGCGCGCTCCGGCAAGTTTCCTGATTGTGCGTGAGTTCAGCTCGAATCCGGCCAGCGTTTCAGCGCTTCGATCAGCTGAACGGTTAGCCCACCCGAGACCAGGGCGAGCGCAGCAGGCATGCGATGCCGGTTCGGGATGGGTGGCACGTGCGGCCGGGCCTCGCCGGCTGCCTGCCAGCGCTGGATCGTGCGCGCGAGACATCTCGCCCGGCGTTTGTGGTGCTTCAGCG
This is a stretch of genomic DNA from Hyphomonas adhaerens MHS-3. It encodes these proteins:
- a CDS encoding TCR/Tet family MFS transporter, with protein sequence MSDSASPRKHGKNAFFFVIVTVALDMLAFGLIIPVIPALIRELAHVTSEQATLWLGPLAATYAVMNFLFGPVMGALSDKFGRRPVLLASISTLAIDFLIMGFAHNIWILFLGRALSGISGATYSTANAYIADVTTTGDRGRAFGMIGAAFGFGFVFGPVIGGFLGEIDARAPFFAGAGLALINFLYGLIVLPESLAPENRRAFDIRRANPLGAVKHFSKLPHVGWFLIAAGIFMLAHTVFPSTWNVYSEIRYDWTPKEIGFSLGLVGVGAAVVQAGLMGLILDRLGTVRTALLGFGVNVVSLFAYAFASHGWMVYAIIPFGALGGVASPSLNSLMSTVTPANAQGELQGASSSLNAMAMIIGPLTMNGVLFAFTYEGAAVHFAGAAFLLAGLLTLLSLAPFLRGVAVNRDAIPADAD
- a CDS encoding class I SAM-dependent methyltransferase: MNPWEKYVVPNLISCACASKPMMKQREKVIPYAEGKVLEIGCGSGTNFSYYDPDKVEHLYALEPSGGMLKKARRAAGALGYGNNIEFLETGAESVPLEDHSIDTVVYTFVLCTIPDWKGALAETRRLLKPGGKIIFSEHGLAPDEGVAKWQRRVEPVWKPLAGGCHLTRDTNKMLEEAGFELQDAETMYLPGTPKIAGFCSWGSAVPV
- a CDS encoding EVE domain-containing protein is translated as MKYWLIKSEPDAWSWDEQVAKGDEGEEWSGIRNYQARNFMREMKLGDRLFFYHSNKGLEVVGIVEVCKESTPDSTTDDPRWDCVWVKALAPMPNPVTLKAVKANPKLKDMSLVTSFRLSVQPVKAAEWNEVCKMGGIDPKTLKPV
- a CDS encoding heme-dependent oxidative N-demethylase subunit alpha family protein, translating into MPFLDGPASLAPGLKPIPPESLIAPDTEAEAWLPEKRQIMRERRADVFVSSLPEAELLEAAARVTCHFPPSEEDWPTPLEAAAARVSDDLCLLQRGADGLWRLEAASLVAPTFWRLSEKAGQPLGGLHDPVPEANPGLVSRIARMFDALRPGQVLERFNWTVQAGPDRFTPSAAPLKALAAATAEADALDVLHLRVERQTVSKLPASGLLLFTIRIAVDPLRAALSTPGRVKAFQAAWDGTDPGLAEYKGWPAYERLVRAALGHLS
- a CDS encoding YihY/virulence factor BrkB family protein; protein product: MRPWIEKLPLPTWLKVWAIEPVWGAIMRLSKPEVRIVTGGISFYALFSIFPIVYLTLSLLFAFMPLELSQRLAETVDDVLVSAVAPLSQADLETIRQVTPQGVTLRALLAVIIVLYTASSGAKAAITGIRMVTGSERRTRIIRFQGVSILMTALLILAVWLLGALQLILSFITEKQGFIAYDLAVHISNLASRLWLGKWIACFAIFYMILAVALHGRLKGHRAKAAGAAAGALSWVIATWGFHLYLKFTALDNFYGALASVILGFIWLATSVSSLLFGAALTAEWAARQAEPELIEEEDEDDDIVFRGEG
- a CDS encoding DMT family transporter, with product MNFRDFLLLFGVCLVWGLNIVLTRWVVADMNIPPLFFAAVRFAGVALFLIPFLRPVPDKLFTLLLISVMIGSLNFALLFMGLRSAEASAVAVTGQLGVPISTLMSMAFLGETIGWRRGLGIMLSFAGVVLIAFDPSSFQISVGLMFVVGSAFIGSFGGILMKKMPPLTGLQVQAWVGLFSFAPLFAVSFLWERGQVDAYIHGGWPVWLASLFAIAGVSIFGHGAFYTLIKKYDVSMLSPLTLMTPIWGVVFGVALLNEPVSPRLLMGAVIALAGVFMIAVRQNTRLPEAALGRKAGAGDS
- a CDS encoding peptidoglycan recognition protein family protein, translating into MNITLSPSPNFDERKHPIDMIVLHYTGMQTGQAAFEQLRNPDAKVSSHYLLWEDGRVDQLVAEDRRAWHAGVSSWQGDDDLNSRSIGIEIVNGGHDFPAADGTLPPYPDIQIQTLIELCHRILAGRDIPQTRIVGHSDIAPVRKQDPGEHFPWARLAQAGIGIWADIEDLDTPDVLGKGLSPGEQTASVRQMQEQLQRIGYDLSPTGTFNDLTEAVVRAFQRRWLPDRISGAADIATLRQIGVIQALYAAT
- a CDS encoding class I SAM-dependent methyltransferase, with product MKKYGPETFGELNADEYDLLHNPGTTDAAIDLLSEFALPGRTLELAIGTGRVALPMAARGCRIEGIEASPLMVEKLREKPGGQDIPVTVGDMSEVRAEGDFDFIFLIFNTLYNLTSQAAQVKCFRNAAAMLAPGGAFLIEAFVPDLSQFHDHRSVKPRHVSFGALALEAAVHDPVTQRIDYQVLRVTSEGTRLTPLPMRYAWPQETDLMAQLAGLELESRWGGWDKCAFTADSRMHISVYRKPA
- a CDS encoding D-glycero-alpha-D-manno-heptose-1,7-bisphosphate 7-phosphatase gives rise to the protein MADLRPALFLDRDGVINVDKGYVSRIEDFEWIDGAVETIAAFNKRGWFVFVTTNQSGIARNYYTEADMQVLHEWMQSELAKAGAHIDRIYYCPYHEAGENPAYRKDSYDRKPKPGMLLHAMSDFPVKRELSFMIGDKEADMQAARAAGVAGFLFSGGNLAQFAEWTLASFEEGNRG